The Flavobacterium galactosidilyticum nucleotide sequence AACATAGGCATCAACAGCCATTGCCAGAGCGAAAATTACATAAGTATCTTGAGTTGAACCATATCTAAATTTTGTTGTAGTTTGATTGTTCCCTATAATAGTATTATTAGTATTTGGAATTTTAAACATACTAATGTCCAGACCTGTATTGTTAATCAAGTTTGGAGTTCTTGCATTTCCTCCCGTTTGAATAGAAGAGTTAAAGAAATTATCTGTTGTGTTTCCAGAATGATTAAGGTCTGCATAGGTAGTAGTGTATTTTTGTTGAATTTTAAAATAATCTCCAGCGATATCACGATCCCCTTCACCTGCAATTACTCCTACTTTAATCCCTACTTCACCTGTTTGAACCGCATTAAATCCATTAATATCTATGTCATAATTCAAAGTAGCACTACCTGCTACGTATGCGTGACCATCAAAAACAGTTATATCCCTGTTTTTCATGGCAGAATTTTCATAAATCACAATCATTGACCAACCACCGTAGTATCCAGTACTTCCACCATTTCCTTCTACTAAAGCAATGTCAGCGGCAGTATATTGTCCAATACCACGATTTTTTACAAAATTGGTAACATCAGCATAAGCTGAATACATCAATCCATCTGCTGTTGTTGGGTAATAAATTTCGTCATTACTCCCATTTTTGTTTGCTGAAATTGTGGTGTAACTACCGTCATTAGGACCTTTTAAATAAATTTTACTTTTATCAAAAGCCTTAGTAACGCCACCTTTAGTTACAGAAAAAGTTTTACTGCTTCTATTACTATTCGAAGATCTACCTGTCCAATACAAACCAGCAAATACAATATTGGAGCAATCAGAAGCTTTACCATCGTCCGTAGGTAAAACTAATGTTGAAGATGAAGAATTAAAGGTGTTCTTAACTCCATCCACATCAACATATACCATTTTGTTGTTTGAGTTATTAGTATTGTCTCCGTAATTTTCTAAAGTTAAATTAGTATTTCCAATTACGGTAAAATCCCCCTTCACTTTATAATTTTTAGTAAAAGGAGCAGTAGTTGAAGCCCTTTGTGTAAAGGATACCTTTACTTGAGCAGAAGCTGCAAATATATTTCCAAATAAAACTGTAATAATTAATACTAAATAAAGAAATTTGGAATTTATATTTTTAAAGTAGATTTTATTCATGTTTACTGTGTTTTGTAGGTTGGTACAACTATTCTGCTTTGTCTATTTTATAAAATATGCTATATTGGTCATTATAGTTTACTATCATATTTGCAATTTCCTGTTCGGTTATAGTAAAATCACTATTGAAATAGAAATATTTCAAGCTACTAAATTCTGAAAATTGCATCAGGTCAACTTTATAGTTTAAGTCGGATCTATTCTTTAATGTTATATTAATAATTTCAATATTATTTTTTAAAATACTTGGATCTCCAATTCCTGACAAAGACTGAGCATCAGTGTATAGACAAGTAGGATAATCTCCATACGTTTTTACGACACCACTAGATAAATAAACTGCTGACTGCGATTTAAAAACTAAATCTTCTATGCTTTGACTACTTGAAGCTGCCATTCTTTGTTTGCTTGCCGCTGGTTTATTAAGCAGATAAGAACTTAATTCAGTTATTTTAATAGGTGAAGATTGAGCAAATAGCTGGCCTGAAAAAACAAGTAATACTAGAAAAGTGAAAGTGCTATTTTTGATGCTGTTTAATGATGTATTCATGATTTATGGTTTATATTATTTTTTTTGGATTTTAATTAGGCAATTTTAGTTTTTATAGTTATTATTTATTTTTAAAATCTTAAATATTCGGATTTTAAAAATAAAGAACTTACTACTTTGTTAAGCTAATGTATTGGCTGAAAATGTGTGCTTATTTAATTTTAGAAAATTTGTTATGCGAGCTTTAGAAAACAAGAAAGAATTTATGGTTTTCATAATGATCGATAAAAACTTTAAATTTTTGAAGAATAGTATCAGATTGCTTGATTGATACGTTTGTGCGACATAAACATTTGCTATTCTCTTAGAAATTAAGAATAATTTGTTTTGCGATAAGTAAGAGTTTTGTTGTAGGTCAACAATTTGATTTGGGATACTTATTATCATAAGTTATATTTTAAAAATTGGACTATTTATTCTGGGCAAGAATGAATAACGGGATAAAAGTATTCTAATTAAATTAACATCTTTTAATTTTTCTATAAAATACCCAAATACTCGTTTAAGTACTCTATTCGATCTTTTAAAACGTTATAAAAATCATAAAAATCGGTATTTTAGTTAATTAAACTTAAACAAACGTTAAATTTAGGTATATTGTCTTACAACTGTTAGCATATAAGTTCACCATAGCTTGCTTTTTTAGAACTGTTAAATAATCGATCAAAAAAGAAGCGCATTTAGTCTTTCTTTCGTAAATTGTGATGTAATTTTTTATTACGTCAAACTAAATTTTCTAAATATTTAAATAGACTTTTAACTATGAAAAATTTAATTGTAGTACGTCATGCAAAATCAAGTTGGGAAGTTCCAGTGCATGATAAGGATAGAGGCTTGACCTGTCAAGGTATTAAAGATGCGCATCTTGTTTCTAATGAAGTTAAAAATAGAGTTCCAAAAACATATCTATTTTTTACCAGTACAGCAAAAAGAGCGGCAAATACCGCATTAATTTTCGCTCAAAATTTTGCTTATCCGCTTGAAAGTATCATTTATAAAGAGGACCTTTATACTTTCGATGAAAATAAATTGGAAAAATTTATAAGGTCATTTAGTAATACGTGTGAAACTGTTATTCTTTTTGGACATAATGGTGCAATTACAGATTTTGTTAATAAATTTGGAGATATTTTTATAGAAAATGTTCCAACATCTGGATTTGTACACATGAAATTTGAAACTGATGATTGGAATTTAATAAATAGAGGTAGCGTTAAGAGAACAATATTTCCCAAAAACTTAAGATGAATAAAGTATTAGAATATAAATATATTGAAAGAGAAAAAAGCTGGTTAGCATTCAACGCCAGAGTACTTCAGGAAGCTGGTGACAACACAGTTCCGTTATTAGAAAGATTGCGTTTTTTAGGCATTTTTTCAAACAATTTAGATGAGTTTTTCAGAGTTCGTTTTGCATCTATTAGACGGTTGAGCTTGTCAGGAATAACGGGCGAAAAATATTTAGGTGGGATTACAGCTCAGCAATTAGTTAAGGATATTACTGAAATTGTTATTCAGCAACAATCAGAAAGTTTACGAATATTGAATATTATTGAAAGCGAACTTGAAACGAAAAACATCTTCATCATAACGGAAACAGATATTTCTACTGAACAGGAAATTTTTCTAAAAGACTTTTTTATCCAAACAGTGAGTCCTGAATTAGTAACGATAATTTTAAATGATTTGGCTGAATTTCCGGTTTTGAAGGACACATCTGGATATTTAGCGATTAAATTAGTTATGAATGAAAATTCAGAGATTCGTTACGCTGTTATCGAAATTCCTAAAACTATAAATCGTTTTGTCGTATTGCCATCTAATGATGACAAGCAATACATTATACTCCTTGATGATGTTATTCGCCATAACTTAAGTAGCATTTTTAATATTTTTGATTATAAAAGTGTCTCTGCTCACATGATAAAAATTACTCGAGATGCGCAGCTCGATATCGATAGCGATTTGAGTAAAAGTATGCTCGAAAAAATATCACTTAGCGTAAAAGAACGAAGAATAGGCGAGCCCGTTCGTTTTATATACGATCAATTAATTGAGGAAGATACTTTGTCTTTTTTTCTAGACAAAATGAAAATCGAAGCTACAGATAGTATAATTCCAGGAGGACGATATCACAATAGAAGAGATTATATGAGTTTTCCAAATCTAGGAAGATTCGATTTATTATATGAGACTATTGATCCGTTACCTATTCCGGGATTAAGTCTTGAAGGGAGTATACTTGAAAAAATTAGCGAAAAGGACTATTTGCTAAATGCACCCTACCAGTCTTTCTCGTACTTAACGAAGTTTTTGCGTGAAGCTGCTTTAGATCCTAAAGTGATATCCATTAAAATAACATTATATCGTTTAGCCAAGAATTCTCAAATTATTAGTTCGCTGATAAATGCTGCTAAAAATGGAAAGAAAGTAACAGTGCAAATAGAGTTACAAGCGAGCTTTGACGAAGCTTCTAATATTTCGTATGCTGAACAAATGCAGTTAGAGGGTATCGAACTTATTTTTGGTATAAAAGGATTGAAAGTTCACAGTAAAATTTGCGTTATAGAAAGATTTGAAAACGATAAGATAAAGCGTTATGGTTTCATTTCGACCGGAAACTTCAATGAATCTACGGCAAAAGTGTATACTGATGTAACACTTTTTACAAGCCATCAGCAAATTCTGAAAGATATCATGAAAATATTTGATTTTTTTGATGTTAACTATAGAGTGCACCGTTACAAACATCTTATTGTCTCTCCTCATTATACTAGAACACGATTTATAAAATTAATTGACAGAGAAATTACTCATGCATTAGCAGGTAGGAAAACGCATATAAAGCTAAAAATGAATAGTTTGTCTGACTTCCCAATGATTGATAAATTGTATGAAGCTAGTAAGGCAGGAGTTAAGATTCAACTTCAAGTGCGAGGTATTTGTTCGCTGATTCCAGGAATTCCAGGAATGAGTGAAAACATCGAAGCGATAAGTATTGTAGATCATTATCTAGAACATTCTCGTGTGTATATTTTTGGTAATGCAGGACAAACAGAGGTATATATTTCTTCCGCTGATTTTATGACCAGAAATATTGATGGACGTGTCGAGGTTACTTGCCCCATCTATGATCAAGGAATAAAAAATGAGCTTATTGATAATTTTAACATCGGTTGGAAAGGGAATGTAAAAGTGCGTTTTCATTCGTATAAACTAGACAACAAGTATAAACCTCGCAATCATAATCCTATTTTTAGAGCGCAGTTTGAGACTTATAATTATTATAAAAAGAAGCTTAAAGCAGTGATGAAACCTGAAGAAAAACTTCAATAATTGATTAAAGAGAGCATCTAAATTAGTCCAAGTTGGAATTTTGTAGCTAACGAAATCCATTTATTCAAAAATAAACGAATCTATAACAAGATGATTAAAATAAAGAAATATGCTGCAATAGATATTGGTTCAAACGCCATGCGTTTACTAATGGTCAATATTGTAGAACAGGAGGGAAAAGAACCTCAATTTAATAAAAGTTCCTTGGTTCGTGTTCCCATCAGACTTGGGCAAGATGCATTTACTGTTGGCGAAATTTCTGAAGAGAATATTGAAAGAATGTGTGATGCCATGAAAGCTTTTAATCTATTGATGAAAGTGCATAAAATTGAAAGATATATGGCATTTGCTACATCAGCCATGAGAGAAGCATATAACGGAAAGGAAGTTGTAGCTATTATCAAGAAAAAGGCAGATATAAAGATAGAAATTATTGATGGAAAGAAAGAAGCTGCTATAATTGCTTCTACTGATTTACACCATTTAATAAAAACAGATCAAACCTATCTTTTTGTCGATGTTGGTGGTGGTAGCACTGAGTTTACGCTGTTTTCTGATGGTAAATTAATCAATTCTAGATCGTTTAAAGCTGGAACGGTGCGTTTGCTAAACGATATGGTTTGCGATGTAGTTTGGGATGAAATAGAAAAATGGATCAAAGTAAATACAAAAGATTACGAAGAAGTTATATTAATAGGTTCTGGTGGAAACATTAATAAATTGTTTAAGATGTCAGGCAAAATGCAGGAGAAACCTTTGTCATATATGTATGTCAATTCTCAATATGCATTTTTGAATTCCTTATCGTACGAACAAAGAATAGCTGAATTAGCGTTGAACCCTGATCGTGCCGATGTAATTATTCCTGCTGTAAGAATTTATCTAAATGCAATGAAATGGAGTGGTGCGAGAAATATTTATGTACCTAAAATTGGACTTTCTGATGGGATTGTAAAAGCAATGTATTACGGGAAAATATAGTCCAAAGATATTATTTACGCATCTAAATCTAATCCAAATGTTGTACGTAAAAGTTCAATATTTGGATTTATTTCTAGAAGCCTGTTGTAACGGTCTTGATCATTAAAGCTTCTTTTGTTTTCAATACTTTCATTGACAATTACTTCGATTGTAATATCGTGATTGTGTAAATGCCCCTTTAAATGTCCTAAAAGTCCATTTAATTCTTTCTCAAAATCTAATTTAGAACCTTCGTTTGGTAGTTCAATTGTTATTGCTGTTCCATCCAGTTTTGGATCATTAATAAGCAATAAGGATTCCATTATTTTATAGCCTTTATCACCTAAACGCTGAGCATACTTAGTCCATTGCAGTAGCATTTCGGTTTCTGTAAATGCTTCTGTTGGTAAGTGCGCTACCTCTTTTACAATTCCCTTAGTACTTTCTTCTAATGCTTTTTTGGCACGAATGCTAGACAATGAAAAAGCAGAAATCTTTGGAGCAGTAGATTCTGGAGTTGTAAATTTTACGGCGGGAGTAGGAGCTGCAGTAGGTAATATGATTTCCGGCTTTATGCCTATAGCTGGAGCTACGTGATTTTCAATTTTTACACTTTTTGGAGTTTTTACACTTATATTAGTATCAATTATAGAGTAATCATTCTTTCTAAAATAAGTAGGAGGAATTATAAATTGCTCAACTTTTTTTTTTCTCCATCAAAGGTGATAGAGGCAAGTTGCATTAGGCATAATTCAACAAGAAGTCGCTGATTTTGGCTTAATTTATACTTTAAATCACAATCATTAGCAATTTCGATTCCCTTCAATAGGAATTCTGGAGTGCATTTTTGTGCTTGAACGCCATACATTTTTTGTGCTTGTTCCCCAACTTCTAATAAGGATAGGGTGGCAGGAGTTTTAGAAACTAGTAAGTCTCTAAAATGAGAAGCCAAACCAGA carries:
- a CDS encoding DNA polymerase III subunit gamma/tau is translated as MSSIRAKKALEESTKGIVKEVAHLPTEAFTETEMLLQWTKYAQRLGDKGYKIMESLLLINDPKLDGTAITIELPNEGSKLDFEKELNGLLGHLKGHLHNHDITIEVIVNESIENKRSFNDQDRYNRLLEINPNIELLRTTFGLDLDA
- a CDS encoding Ppx/GppA phosphatase family protein, whose amino-acid sequence is MIKIKKYAAIDIGSNAMRLLMVNIVEQEGKEPQFNKSSLVRVPIRLGQDAFTVGEISEENIERMCDAMKAFNLLMKVHKIERYMAFATSAMREAYNGKEVVAIIKKKADIKIEIIDGKKEAAIIASTDLHHLIKTDQTYLFVDVGGGSTEFTLFSDGKLINSRSFKAGTVRLLNDMVCDVVWDEIEKWIKVNTKDYEEVILIGSGGNINKLFKMSGKMQEKPLSYMYVNSQYAFLNSLSYEQRIAELALNPDRADVIIPAVRIYLNAMKWSGARNIYVPKIGLSDGIVKAMYYGKI
- the ppk1 gene encoding polyphosphate kinase 1, whose translation is MNKVLEYKYIEREKSWLAFNARVLQEAGDNTVPLLERLRFLGIFSNNLDEFFRVRFASIRRLSLSGITGEKYLGGITAQQLVKDITEIVIQQQSESLRILNIIESELETKNIFIITETDISTEQEIFLKDFFIQTVSPELVTIILNDLAEFPVLKDTSGYLAIKLVMNENSEIRYAVIEIPKTINRFVVLPSNDDKQYIILLDDVIRHNLSSIFNIFDYKSVSAHMIKITRDAQLDIDSDLSKSMLEKISLSVKERRIGEPVRFIYDQLIEEDTLSFFLDKMKIEATDSIIPGGRYHNRRDYMSFPNLGRFDLLYETIDPLPIPGLSLEGSILEKISEKDYLLNAPYQSFSYLTKFLREAALDPKVISIKITLYRLAKNSQIISSLINAAKNGKKVTVQIELQASFDEASNISYAEQMQLEGIELIFGIKGLKVHSKICVIERFENDKIKRYGFISTGNFNESTAKVYTDVTLFTSHQQILKDIMKIFDFFDVNYRVHRYKHLIVSPHYTRTRFIKLIDREITHALAGRKTHIKLKMNSLSDFPMIDKLYEASKAGVKIQLQVRGICSLIPGIPGMSENIEAISIVDHYLEHSRVYIFGNAGQTEVYISSADFMTRNIDGRVEVTCPIYDQGIKNELIDNFNIGWKGNVKVRFHSYKLDNKYKPRNHNPIFRAQFETYNYYKKKLKAVMKPEEKLQ
- a CDS encoding SixA phosphatase family protein — translated: MKNLIVVRHAKSSWEVPVHDKDRGLTCQGIKDAHLVSNEVKNRVPKTYLFFTSTAKRAANTALIFAQNFAYPLESIIYKEDLYTFDENKLEKFIRSFSNTCETVILFGHNGAITDFVNKFGDIFIENVPTSGFVHMKFETDDWNLINRGSVKRTIFPKNLR